The following are from one region of the Microbacterium sp. BK668 genome:
- a CDS encoding helix-turn-helix transcriptional regulator, translating to MDREQLADFLRRRREALQPEDLGLRRGPRRRTAGLRREEVATLSDMSTDYYTRLEQSRGPQPSEQMLAAIARGMRLTLDERDHLFRLAGHTAPARALRSEHVSPGLMRVLDRLADTPAQVMTELGETLAQTPAARALFGDETRFQGMMRSVGYRWFMHPPARDVYPAEDHPALSRAFTADIRTVYAKNGARSRAGAIVQALLAESPEFAALWESHEVRSTHPREKRLQHPEVGVMDMQCQILIDPEQGQTLLVLTATPGTESYERLQLLAVIGTQEISSGR from the coding sequence ATGGACAGAGAGCAGCTGGCCGACTTCCTCCGGCGCCGCCGTGAGGCGCTGCAGCCCGAGGACCTCGGGCTGCGGCGCGGCCCGCGCCGCCGTACCGCCGGATTGCGTCGTGAGGAGGTCGCCACCCTCAGCGACATGTCGACGGACTACTACACCCGGCTGGAGCAGAGCCGGGGGCCGCAGCCGTCGGAGCAGATGCTTGCAGCGATCGCCCGGGGGATGCGGCTGACCCTCGACGAACGGGACCATCTGTTCCGCCTGGCAGGCCACACGGCGCCGGCGCGGGCGCTGCGCAGCGAGCACGTGTCCCCCGGTCTCATGCGCGTGCTCGACAGGCTCGCCGACACGCCCGCCCAGGTGATGACCGAGCTCGGCGAGACGCTCGCCCAGACCCCGGCCGCACGCGCGCTGTTCGGTGACGAGACGCGGTTCCAGGGGATGATGCGCAGCGTCGGCTACCGCTGGTTCATGCACCCCCCTGCACGGGACGTCTATCCTGCCGAAGACCATCCCGCCCTGTCCCGCGCCTTCACCGCCGACATCCGAACGGTCTACGCCAAGAACGGCGCCCGCTCCCGGGCAGGGGCCATCGTCCAGGCGCTGCTCGCGGAGAGCCCGGAGTTCGCGGCGCTGTGGGAGTCGCATGAAGTGCGATCCACGCACCCCCGCGAGAAGCGACTCCAGCACCCCGAGGTCGGCGTGATGGACATGCAGTGCCAGATCCTCATCGACCCCGAGCAAGGGCAGACCCTCCTCGTCCTCACGGCCACCCCCGGCACCGAGAGCTACGAGCGCCTGCAGCTGCTCGCGGTCATCGGAACCCAGGAGATCTCCTCCGGCAGGTGA
- a CDS encoding SDR family oxidoreductase yields the protein MPHALDIPVPDLSGARALVTGASDGVGFEIAARLARAGAQLVMPVRSEAKGAAAADRIRERVPGARIHLGALDLASLDSVEGFADALLAQGEPIDILIANAGVMDPPTRQLTVDGNELQFATNHLGHFALVGRLLPLLRAGRGHVTTQVSVAASRGEVRWDDVNWERDYDPMKAYRSSKIAVGLFARELQRRSDAAGWGLRSNLSHPGITPTNLLSAQPGMGRSEDTTAVKAIRWMSRRRILVGTPASAALSAVHAATSPQAQGGRLYGPKGLGHLGGLPAEQSLYAPLRSASDATRVWELSEQLTGIHVPV from the coding sequence ATGCCCCACGCACTCGACATCCCCGTTCCCGATCTGTCCGGCGCGCGGGCTCTCGTCACCGGCGCAAGCGACGGCGTCGGCTTCGAGATCGCAGCGCGCCTGGCGCGCGCGGGCGCACAGCTCGTCATGCCCGTCCGCAGCGAAGCCAAGGGCGCAGCGGCCGCTGACCGGATCCGCGAACGCGTGCCTGGCGCGCGCATCCACCTCGGCGCCCTCGACCTGGCGTCCCTCGACTCGGTCGAGGGCTTCGCCGACGCGCTGCTGGCCCAAGGCGAACCGATCGACATCCTGATCGCCAACGCCGGCGTGATGGATCCGCCGACTCGCCAGCTCACCGTCGACGGCAACGAGCTGCAGTTCGCAACGAACCACCTCGGCCACTTCGCGCTCGTCGGCCGACTGCTGCCGCTCCTTCGCGCCGGTCGCGGGCACGTGACGACTCAGGTGAGCGTCGCCGCGAGCCGGGGCGAGGTCAGGTGGGACGACGTGAACTGGGAACGCGACTACGACCCCATGAAGGCGTACCGGTCCTCGAAGATCGCGGTGGGACTGTTCGCCAGGGAGCTGCAACGGCGGTCGGATGCCGCGGGCTGGGGCCTGCGCAGCAACCTGTCGCACCCCGGCATCACGCCGACGAACCTCCTCTCCGCGCAGCCGGGCATGGGGCGGTCAGAGGACACGACGGCGGTGAAGGCCATCCGGTGGATGTCGCGCCGCCGCATCCTCGTCGGCACTCCGGCCTCTGCAGCGCTGTCGGCGGTCCACGCCGCGACGAGTCCGCAGGCGCAGGGCGGCCGGCTGTACGGCCCGAAGGGGCTGGGCCATCTCGGCGGGCTGCCGGCAGAGCAGTCGCTGTATGCGCCGCTGCGCAGCGCGAGCGACGCGACCCGGGTATGGGAGCTGTCGGAGCAGCTCACCGGCATCCACGTCCCGGTGTGA
- a CDS encoding NADP-dependent oxidoreductase: MKTKVIQSRWFEYDHYGDADVLHERTEVLPPPGDGEVTVEVLTTSINHMEVFLRNGKESTWSDDPWPRRSGSDFAGIVVAAGPGARFRLGAQVIGHVRTGAHASHLTVPSEALVLKPANVMWEVAGALYLAGATALDTLDQLRIGPGDTIVVSAAAGGVGSLQTQLAKHRGARVIGTCGDRNFDYLRQLGITPVRYGDGIADRIRRVAGGPVTAFVDNFGKDGRELAEELDVPESRYRSSADRRDVELSLLQEDADSVAHGTSQLERLAQLAHAGAFRLLISGLYPLADIIVAYEDLAHMHSRGKVVLATRPVTTYRTIKAREIHEAMTGGYAA, encoded by the coding sequence ATGAAGACCAAGGTCATCCAGTCCCGCTGGTTCGAGTACGACCACTACGGCGACGCCGACGTGCTGCACGAACGCACCGAGGTGCTGCCGCCGCCCGGTGACGGCGAGGTCACCGTCGAGGTGCTCACCACCTCGATCAACCACATGGAGGTCTTCCTGCGCAACGGGAAGGAATCGACCTGGTCCGACGACCCGTGGCCGCGGCGATCCGGCAGCGACTTCGCCGGCATCGTCGTCGCCGCGGGTCCGGGCGCCCGATTCCGCTTGGGAGCTCAGGTGATCGGCCACGTGCGCACCGGGGCGCACGCTTCGCACCTGACCGTCCCCTCCGAAGCGCTCGTCCTCAAGCCGGCGAACGTCATGTGGGAGGTCGCGGGCGCCCTCTACCTCGCGGGCGCCACCGCCCTCGACACCCTCGACCAGCTCCGGATCGGCCCGGGCGACACGATCGTCGTCTCGGCTGCGGCGGGCGGGGTGGGAAGCCTGCAGACGCAGCTCGCCAAGCACCGCGGGGCGCGTGTCATCGGCACCTGCGGCGATCGCAACTTCGACTACCTCCGCCAGCTCGGGATCACCCCGGTGCGCTACGGCGACGGCATCGCCGATCGCATCCGCCGCGTGGCGGGTGGGCCGGTGACGGCGTTCGTCGACAATTTCGGCAAGGACGGGCGGGAGCTCGCGGAAGAGCTGGATGTGCCGGAGTCGCGCTACCGCTCGAGCGCCGACCGCCGCGACGTGGAGCTGAGCCTGCTCCAGGAGGACGCCGATTCCGTCGCGCACGGGACGTCGCAGCTCGAGCGCCTCGCCCAGCTCGCGCACGCGGGAGCCTTCCGGCTGCTCATCTCGGGCCTGTACCCGCTGGCCGACATCATCGTGGCCTACGAGGATCTCGCGCACATGCACTCCCGCGGCAAGGTCGTGCTGGCGACCCGTCCGGTCACGACCTATCGGACGATCAAAGCCCGTGAGATCCACGAGGCGATGACCGGAGGATATGCGGCCTGA
- a CDS encoding fasciclin domain-containing protein, with translation MNKITRASLAAVAAAALAFAATPAHATGGGTPSGNIVDVAVAASGGGTPDSNPWDYDILVQAVLATGLAPVLSDGSTNFTVFAPNDRAFLRLVQDVTGVAPASEAEALATITTAYSGDQIKNVLLYHVVPGQKLGPLRVLTAGSLTMANGGTVQPRAVTLRDETPALTDPRLVLWKINIQASNGVIHTIDRVLVPASL, from the coding sequence ATGAACAAGATCACCCGCGCATCACTGGCCGCGGTGGCGGCCGCCGCGCTGGCGTTCGCTGCCACACCCGCCCACGCCACAGGCGGCGGCACTCCGTCGGGCAACATCGTCGACGTCGCGGTCGCGGCATCCGGCGGCGGAACCCCCGACAGCAACCCCTGGGACTACGACATCCTCGTGCAGGCCGTGCTGGCCACCGGGCTCGCGCCGGTCCTGTCCGACGGGTCGACCAACTTCACGGTGTTCGCCCCCAACGACCGTGCGTTCCTCCGCCTCGTGCAGGACGTCACCGGTGTCGCGCCGGCGTCCGAGGCTGAAGCCCTCGCGACGATCACGACGGCCTACAGCGGCGACCAGATCAAGAACGTCCTGCTCTACCACGTGGTGCCTGGCCAGAAGCTCGGCCCGCTGCGCGTCCTGACGGCGGGCTCGCTCACGATGGCCAACGGCGGCACCGTCCAGCCGCGCGCCGTGACCCTTCGCGACGAGACTCCCGCTCTGACCGACCCGCGCCTGGTGCTCTGGAAGATCAACATCCAGGCGTCGAACGGCGTGATCCACACGATCGACCGCGTGCTGGTGCCCGCGTCGCTCTGA
- a CDS encoding DUF4397 domain-containing protein, with product MRKTAAAGLAVGLIAALGFAVPASASTGSEAQLSVLHGIPGVTVDVYVNGELTLDNFEPGQLAGPLALPAGDYEVAVTASDAADASAPILGPATLPLAAGVNYTAAAYLSADGANSLKLFTNDTATTEAGQGRLTVRHIAAAPAVDVLAGGTPVIEDLTNPNEATLNLPASTVSASVALAGTTEPVLGPTDVQIQDGVLTIVYAWGSAEDENLALATQTVSVGHSNPGGVPSGTAGYLAERDATMSYIALAGAGALAIAAAAATALVMRRRQEARR from the coding sequence GTGCGCAAGACAGCAGCCGCCGGCCTCGCGGTCGGCCTGATTGCCGCCCTCGGGTTCGCCGTCCCCGCGTCCGCGAGCACGGGCTCTGAGGCTCAGCTCTCGGTTCTTCACGGAATCCCCGGTGTCACCGTCGACGTTTACGTCAACGGCGAGTTGACGCTCGACAATTTCGAGCCCGGCCAGCTCGCCGGCCCGCTCGCGCTCCCCGCGGGCGACTACGAGGTCGCGGTGACGGCATCGGATGCCGCCGACGCGAGTGCGCCGATCCTCGGTCCCGCGACCCTCCCGCTGGCCGCCGGCGTCAACTACACCGCCGCGGCATACCTCAGCGCGGATGGTGCGAACTCGCTCAAGCTGTTCACGAACGACACGGCGACCACCGAAGCCGGTCAGGGCCGGCTGACCGTCCGGCACATCGCAGCCGCCCCCGCGGTCGACGTGCTCGCCGGCGGAACGCCCGTCATCGAGGACCTGACCAACCCGAACGAGGCCACGCTCAACCTTCCCGCGAGCACGGTCTCGGCATCCGTCGCCCTCGCCGGCACGACCGAGCCGGTGCTCGGGCCGACCGACGTGCAGATCCAGGACGGCGTCCTGACGATCGTGTACGCGTGGGGCAGCGCCGAGGACGAGAACCTCGCCCTCGCCACCCAGACCGTCTCGGTCGGGCACTCGAACCCGGGCGGAGTCCCCTCGGGAACGGCCGGATACCTCGCCGAGCGCGACGCCACGATGTCGTACATCGCTCTGGCGGGCGCGGGCGCCCTCGCCATCGCCGCCGCGGCAGCCACCGCGCTGGTGATGCGGCGCCGGCAGGAGGCGCGCCGCTGA
- a CDS encoding class F sortase, translating into MATLIGAVLAACLTACAPAGAGVSAPSPSPSTSAPAPPPPTAAVDVPVTSAELTPPTAAVAPTRLVIDALGVDMPVTDVGVEPNGQMELPVDPAVAGWYRYGPDAAATAGHVVLAAHVDAIDYPIGPLARLRDVSVGAPIVVAGADGTARTWVVESLTYYEKTALPTGDLFAREGDPALVIITCGGPFDSATGHYRDNVVAIARPQS; encoded by the coding sequence ATGGCCACCCTCATCGGCGCGGTCCTCGCGGCGTGCCTCACTGCCTGCGCGCCCGCGGGTGCGGGGGTGTCTGCACCCTCCCCATCGCCATCCACCTCCGCACCCGCACCACCGCCTCCCACCGCTGCGGTCGACGTCCCCGTCACCTCGGCGGAGCTGACGCCGCCCACCGCGGCGGTCGCGCCGACCCGACTCGTCATCGACGCGCTCGGCGTCGACATGCCGGTCACCGATGTCGGCGTCGAGCCGAACGGTCAGATGGAGCTTCCCGTCGATCCCGCCGTGGCCGGCTGGTACCGGTACGGACCGGATGCCGCCGCCACCGCGGGACACGTCGTCCTCGCCGCTCACGTCGACGCCATCGACTACCCGATCGGCCCGCTCGCCCGACTGCGGGATGTGTCCGTCGGCGCGCCGATCGTGGTCGCGGGCGCCGACGGAACGGCCCGCACCTGGGTCGTGGAATCCCTCACCTACTACGAGAAGACCGCGCTCCCGACCGGCGACCTCTTCGCCCGCGAAGGCGACCCCGCGCTCGTCATCATCACGTGCGGCGGGCCCTTCGACAGCGCAACGGGCCATTACAGGGATAACGTGGTGGCAATCGCGAGGCCGCAATCATGA
- a CDS encoding sigma-70 family RNA polymerase sigma factor encodes MRGGGPVEPDAALERASDAEAQLNARFVAGDERALADVYRRWSPVVFTLALRSLGDRGDAEDVTQRTFVSAWTSRASYDATKARLSTWLVAIARRRIADMHESRAKIRALQAEMERLTNPDDLVREPPDLSESLLVANEMQQLEPDAQTVMRMAFFDDLTHEEISRRLGMPLGTVKSHIRRSLTRMRNRLEVTRVTP; translated from the coding sequence ATGAGAGGCGGGGGACCCGTGGAGCCGGATGCCGCACTCGAGCGGGCGTCGGATGCCGAGGCCCAGCTCAACGCGCGGTTCGTGGCGGGCGACGAGCGCGCGCTCGCGGACGTGTACCGGCGATGGTCGCCCGTGGTCTTCACGCTCGCGCTCCGCTCCCTCGGCGATCGCGGCGATGCCGAGGACGTCACGCAGCGCACGTTCGTCTCGGCCTGGACCTCGCGAGCGAGCTATGACGCGACGAAGGCCCGGCTGTCCACGTGGCTCGTCGCCATCGCGCGCCGCCGCATCGCCGACATGCACGAGTCGCGCGCCAAGATCCGCGCCCTCCAGGCCGAGATGGAGCGGCTCACAAACCCCGACGACCTCGTGCGCGAGCCCCCGGATCTGTCCGAGTCCCTGCTCGTCGCCAACGAGATGCAGCAGCTCGAGCCCGACGCCCAGACCGTGATGCGGATGGCGTTCTTCGACGATCTGACGCATGAAGAGATCTCGCGCCGGCTCGGGATGCCGCTCGGCACCGTCAAGAGTCACATCCGCCGAAGTCTCACCCGAATGCGCAACCGATTGGAGGTGACGCGTGTCACACCTTGA
- a CDS encoding anti-sigma factor, translating into MSHAAVVARSTMDEVELEAPPARVWGRIADELGLGDAAVLALAPPADLVSARPSRPVTDADTQAAASVIPSAAPRRRRWSQRAWWALAASVAFVLVIAGGVWVGVGSLTPTSIASASLEAFPDHPQAVGTAEVDEARDGGRTLTVTLDGAASSADYREVWLIRNDGGALISLGVLDGSKGSFPIPAGVDLAEYDLVDISFEPVDGDPAHSGDSIVRGQLTFA; encoded by the coding sequence ATGTCCCACGCCGCCGTCGTGGCCCGCTCGACCATGGACGAGGTGGAGCTCGAAGCCCCGCCCGCCCGCGTCTGGGGCCGGATCGCCGACGAGCTCGGCCTGGGCGACGCCGCGGTGCTCGCCCTCGCTCCCCCCGCAGACCTCGTTTCCGCGCGGCCGTCGAGGCCGGTGACGGATGCCGACACCCAAGCGGCGGCATCCGTCATCCCCTCCGCGGCACCGCGCCGTCGCCGCTGGTCGCAGCGGGCATGGTGGGCGCTCGCGGCATCCGTCGCCTTCGTCCTCGTCATCGCCGGGGGAGTGTGGGTGGGGGTCGGCTCGCTGACCCCGACCTCGATCGCGTCCGCCTCGCTCGAGGCGTTCCCCGACCATCCGCAGGCCGTCGGTACGGCGGAGGTCGACGAAGCACGCGACGGCGGTCGCACGCTCACGGTGACCCTCGATGGGGCCGCCTCGTCGGCGGACTATCGCGAGGTCTGGCTCATCCGCAACGACGGGGGCGCCCTCATCAGCCTGGGCGTGCTCGACGGGTCGAAGGGCTCGTTCCCCATCCCCGCCGGCGTGGACCTCGCCGAGTACGACCTCGTCGACATCTCCTTCGAGCCCGTCGACGGCGATCCCGCGCACTCCGGCGACTCCATCGTTCGCGGCCAGCTCACATTCGCCTGA
- a CDS encoding LCP family protein, with protein sequence MSETPTPETPGRRTVARHGALTSPHPFSQLLKILGIVIAVALVSGAGVAAYAAIDITSSFTQDAVELEGQESVPPDIGAIEGGVNLFLAGTDACEPQYAGYFGDRCTGADSEGELNDVNMLVHISDNPRRVTVISFPRDLMIPIPSCTLEDGSTTSPMSKQMLNTAYAYGGLGCVVKTVSQLTGLDIQYAAKVTWGGVIEITNAVGGVDVCLANGIKDPYTGIDWAAGTRNIQGIDALQFLRTRHGVGNGGDLGRISNQQQYMSRLARKLVSEEVLSNPATLYKLATTAVDNITPSQSLTNPVTLVQIALAVKNVPFDEIVFIQYPVLDDPADNDRVVPNTSAADALWTAIAANQPLELTGEVSQGEGVVVVEPTTPAEPTTPVEPAPEASATPGETSAPTETAAELPSSIAGQTAAQETCSNGNVKSR encoded by the coding sequence GTGAGCGAGACGCCCACGCCCGAGACGCCGGGCCGTCGCACCGTGGCGCGGCACGGTGCGCTCACGTCGCCGCATCCGTTCTCGCAGCTCCTCAAGATCCTGGGCATCGTCATCGCCGTCGCGCTCGTGTCGGGCGCGGGCGTCGCCGCCTATGCCGCGATCGACATCACGTCGAGCTTCACCCAGGACGCCGTCGAGCTCGAAGGTCAGGAGTCCGTCCCGCCCGACATCGGGGCGATCGAAGGCGGCGTCAACCTCTTCCTCGCGGGGACGGATGCCTGCGAGCCGCAGTACGCCGGTTACTTCGGCGACCGCTGCACGGGTGCGGATTCAGAGGGCGAGCTGAACGACGTGAACATGCTCGTCCACATCTCCGATAATCCGCGCCGCGTCACCGTCATCTCCTTTCCGCGCGATCTCATGATTCCGATCCCCTCCTGCACGCTGGAGGACGGTTCGACGACATCGCCCATGAGCAAGCAGATGCTGAACACGGCATATGCCTACGGCGGCCTGGGCTGCGTCGTGAAGACCGTCTCGCAGCTGACCGGTCTCGACATCCAGTACGCCGCGAAGGTCACGTGGGGCGGGGTCATCGAGATCACCAACGCCGTGGGGGGCGTCGACGTGTGCCTCGCCAACGGCATCAAGGACCCGTACACGGGGATCGACTGGGCCGCGGGCACGCGCAACATCCAGGGCATCGACGCCCTGCAGTTCCTGCGCACACGTCACGGCGTCGGCAACGGCGGCGATCTGGGCCGCATCTCCAACCAGCAGCAGTACATGTCGCGCCTCGCCCGCAAGCTCGTGAGCGAGGAGGTGCTGTCGAACCCCGCGACGCTCTACAAGCTCGCCACCACGGCGGTGGACAACATCACGCCGTCGCAGAGCCTCACCAATCCGGTGACCCTGGTGCAGATCGCGCTCGCGGTCAAGAACGTGCCCTTCGACGAGATCGTCTTCATCCAGTACCCGGTGCTCGACGACCCCGCCGACAACGACCGCGTGGTGCCGAACACCTCGGCGGCCGACGCGCTGTGGACGGCGATCGCGGCGAACCAGCCCCTCGAGCTGACCGGCGAGGTGAGTCAGGGCGAAGGGGTCGTGGTCGTCGAACCGACGACTCCGGCCGAGCCCACCACTCCGGTCGAGCCGGCGCCTGAGGCCTCGGCGACGCCGGGCGAGACGTCGGCGCCGACCGAGACCGCGGCGGAGCTTCCCTCGTCGATCGCGGGACAGACCGCCGCGCAGGAGACCTGCTCGAACGGCAACGTCAAGAGCCGCTGA
- a CDS encoding XRE family transcriptional regulator — protein MDASASIESALEAVGPRLKRLRQHRGLTLTALSESTGISKSTLSRLETGPRRPSLELLLPLAQAHRVPLDELVGAPDVGDPRVRLKPRRVHGRVVIPLSPRPGPVQAWKILIPGSQVRPEPRAHEGYEWLYVLSGRMRLILGSRDLTIAAGEVAEFGTHVPHWFGSADGGPAEVLSLFGSQGERAHVRTG, from the coding sequence GTGGACGCATCCGCCTCGATCGAATCCGCGTTGGAAGCCGTCGGACCGCGACTCAAACGCCTCCGTCAACACCGGGGCCTGACCCTCACGGCCCTCTCGGAGTCGACCGGCATATCGAAGAGCACGCTGTCACGCCTCGAGACCGGGCCACGCAGACCCAGCCTCGAACTGCTCCTTCCGCTCGCACAGGCACACCGCGTCCCACTGGACGAGCTGGTGGGAGCCCCGGACGTCGGAGACCCGCGGGTGCGGCTGAAGCCCCGGCGGGTGCACGGCCGAGTGGTCATCCCGCTCAGTCCGCGGCCGGGGCCGGTGCAGGCGTGGAAGATCCTGATCCCCGGCAGCCAAGTTCGCCCCGAACCGCGCGCGCATGAGGGCTACGAGTGGCTGTACGTATTGAGCGGGCGTATGCGGCTGATCCTCGGCAGCCGGGACCTGACGATCGCGGCCGGCGAGGTCGCGGAGTTCGGCACGCACGTGCCGCACTGGTTCGGCAGCGCCGACGGTGGCCCTGCCGAGGTGCTGAGCCTCTTCGGCAGTCAGGGCGAGCGGGCGCACGTGCGCACGGGCTAG
- a CDS encoding NAD(P)-dependent alcohol dehydrogenase, with the protein MKAAVYRRFGGPEVVRIEQVADLQPKSDEILVRVHATTVSAADHRSRARDIPAGLIIPSSLVLGFFRPRRPVLGMDAAGVVEKVGDDVQGFAPGDRVAVMLGGRFGGHAEYAIVKATDAVVHTPGSLTFAEAASIVFGGITAQAYLNQVTVKAGTTILVNGASGAVGSAVVQIAAAVGAHVTAVTSAANRDLVTDLGAQRTIDYHAQDFTADATSYDVIVDCVGNAPVSRVHSIVRPGGAVLLVAAGLRSLIRAKRDAQRYGISVITGPGAYRAADLQHVMYLAEVGEFRPVIERSYPLNDIARAHRYVDTGRKRGSVVIHVAEADEPAAASPRP; encoded by the coding sequence ATGAAAGCTGCCGTCTATCGCCGCTTCGGCGGCCCGGAGGTCGTCCGCATCGAGCAGGTCGCCGACCTGCAGCCGAAGAGTGACGAGATCCTCGTCCGTGTTCACGCGACCACCGTGAGCGCAGCGGACCACCGTTCGCGTGCCCGGGACATCCCTGCCGGCCTGATCATCCCCAGCTCGCTCGTGCTCGGCTTCTTCCGCCCACGCCGCCCCGTGCTCGGGATGGATGCCGCTGGAGTCGTCGAGAAGGTGGGCGACGACGTGCAGGGGTTCGCGCCGGGGGACCGTGTCGCGGTCATGCTCGGAGGCCGATTCGGCGGCCACGCCGAGTACGCGATCGTCAAGGCGACCGATGCTGTCGTCCACACGCCCGGCAGCCTCACCTTCGCCGAGGCGGCGAGCATCGTGTTCGGGGGGATCACCGCACAGGCCTACCTCAACCAGGTGACGGTGAAGGCCGGCACCACCATCCTCGTCAACGGAGCCTCGGGCGCCGTGGGCTCCGCGGTCGTGCAGATCGCCGCCGCTGTCGGGGCCCACGTCACCGCCGTCACCAGCGCGGCGAACCGGGACCTCGTGACCGATCTCGGCGCGCAACGCACCATCGACTACCACGCTCAGGACTTCACCGCCGACGCAACCAGCTACGACGTGATCGTGGACTGCGTCGGCAACGCCCCGGTGAGCAGGGTGCACTCCATCGTGCGACCGGGCGGCGCGGTGCTGCTCGTGGCCGCTGGGCTCCGCTCGCTCATCCGCGCCAAGCGGGACGCCCAGCGCTACGGGATCTCCGTCATCACTGGCCCCGGCGCCTATCGCGCCGCCGACCTTCAGCACGTCATGTACCTCGCCGAGGTCGGTGAATTCCGCCCCGTCATCGAGCGCTCCTACCCGCTGAACGACATCGCCCGGGCCCACCGGTACGTCGACACCGGCCGCAAGCGCGGAAGCGTCGTCATCCACGTCGCGGAAGCGGACGAGCCCGCCGCCGCAAGCCCCCGGCCCTGA
- a CDS encoding DUF805 domain-containing protein, whose amino-acid sequence MRFAQSIRSGFRGYAEFSATASRSEFWWWILFTVIVGSALAALPVPTLGLADGTVLSAPTLTPVWQIAVLLPTLAVTVRRLRDGGSGWGNVFWILLPVAGAIVLAVLCAQPTRTLVPQTPADMEGALR is encoded by the coding sequence ATGCGCTTCGCACAATCGATCCGCAGCGGCTTCCGCGGCTACGCCGAGTTCTCCGCCACGGCAAGCCGATCCGAGTTCTGGTGGTGGATCCTCTTCACCGTGATCGTCGGCTCCGCTCTCGCCGCGCTCCCCGTGCCGACCCTCGGCTTGGCCGACGGCACAGTCCTCAGCGCCCCGACCCTCACCCCCGTGTGGCAGATCGCCGTCCTCCTGCCCACCCTCGCGGTGACCGTCCGCCGCCTGCGCGACGGCGGCTCAGGCTGGGGGAACGTCTTCTGGATCCTGCTTCCCGTCGCCGGCGCGATCGTCCTGGCGGTGCTGTGCGCCCAGCCGACCCGCACCCTCGTCCCGCAGACGCCCGCCGACATGGAGGGGGCGCTCCGATGA
- a CDS encoding ABC transporter ATP-binding protein produces the protein MNIDNARALLDVRDIRRSYGRGANRFDALMGVSLRIAHGESVAIVGKSGSGKSTLMHVLALLDQPDGGSLLVGGVDAATLSTREVSRLRNETFGFVFQQFFLNPNATVLENVMLPLKIAGVGRRERRERGMAVLAQLELADKARNRAVNLSGGQKQRVVIARALINEPKLIFADEPTGNLDTATGRLVEDILFQLNQNSGITLVVVTHDTELAARCDRQIHISDGREVRAELMGALA, from the coding sequence ATGAACATCGACAACGCTCGAGCTCTGCTCGATGTCCGCGACATCCGCCGCTCCTACGGTCGCGGTGCCAATCGGTTCGACGCGCTTATGGGCGTTTCCCTCCGGATCGCCCACGGGGAGTCGGTCGCGATCGTCGGAAAGAGCGGCTCCGGCAAGTCCACGCTGATGCACGTGCTCGCACTGCTCGACCAGCCCGACGGGGGCTCGCTCCTCGTCGGGGGAGTGGATGCTGCGACGCTCAGCACCCGGGAGGTCAGCCGACTGCGGAACGAGACCTTCGGATTCGTGTTCCAGCAGTTCTTCCTCAACCCGAACGCCACGGTCCTGGAGAACGTCATGCTGCCGCTGAAGATCGCCGGCGTGGGGCGTCGCGAGCGACGGGAGCGCGGGATGGCCGTACTGGCCCAGCTGGAGCTGGCAGACAAGGCCAGGAACAGGGCCGTCAACCTGTCGGGCGGTCAGAAGCAGCGGGTGGTCATCGCCCGCGCGCTCATCAACGAGCCGAAGCTCATCTTCGCCGACGAGCCGACCGGCAATCTCGACACGGCGACCGGCCGCCTGGTGGAAGACATTCTCTTCCAGCTGAACCAGAACAGCGGCATCACCCTCGTCGTGGTGACCCACGACACCGAACTCGCCGCGCGATGCGACCGCCAGATCCACATCAGTGACGGTCGTGAAGTGAGAGCAGAACTGATGGGAGCTCTCGCATGA